A DNA window from Catenulispora sp. MAP5-51 contains the following coding sequences:
- a CDS encoding LacI family DNA-binding transcriptional regulator: MPEASRRQPTLDEVAERAGVSRTAASRVLNNAPHVSKAKREAVQKAVRELGYVPNATARALATRRAGAVVLAITDDDSALGQDTPFYSQAIAGVTAALEETGLELMLVLVNSPRSRAKLQQVLQTHSAAGVMLMGRHSDDPLTDQAEQADTPVVFGGRPLNFEPRFYVDSDNRGGARAATEHLIAQGRRRIATITGPLDSDAGLARHRGHLDAMAVAGLDATRVVHGDYTEASGTQAMQALLARHPDLDAVAAGNDTMAISALRVLTAAGRHVPDDVALTGFDDYQAARHTTPPLTTVHQSIQAWGREMARMLLAVVDGEQPSPLILPTRLIVRESS; the protein is encoded by the coding sequence ATGCCCGAGGCCTCCCGCCGCCAGCCCACCCTCGACGAGGTCGCCGAGCGGGCCGGCGTCTCGCGCACCGCGGCCTCCCGGGTCCTGAACAACGCCCCGCACGTCAGCAAGGCCAAGCGCGAGGCGGTCCAGAAAGCGGTCCGGGAACTGGGCTACGTCCCCAACGCGACGGCCCGGGCCCTGGCCACCCGCCGCGCCGGCGCCGTGGTCCTGGCCATCACCGACGACGACTCGGCCCTCGGCCAGGACACCCCCTTCTACAGCCAGGCCATCGCCGGCGTCACCGCCGCCCTGGAGGAGACCGGCCTGGAACTCATGCTGGTCCTGGTGAACTCACCGCGCAGCCGCGCCAAACTCCAGCAGGTCCTCCAGACCCACAGCGCCGCCGGCGTGATGCTGATGGGCCGCCACAGCGACGATCCCCTGACTGACCAAGCCGAACAGGCCGACACCCCCGTCGTCTTCGGCGGCCGCCCGCTGAACTTCGAACCCCGTTTCTACGTCGACTCCGACAACCGCGGCGGCGCCCGAGCAGCCACCGAACACCTCATAGCCCAAGGCCGCCGCCGCATAGCCACCATCACCGGCCCCCTCGACAGCGACGCGGGCCTGGCCCGCCACCGCGGCCACCTGGACGCCATGGCCGTGGCCGGACTGGACGCCACGCGCGTCGTCCACGGCGACTACACGGAAGCCAGCGGCACCCAGGCGATGCAGGCCCTCCTGGCCCGCCACCCCGACCTCGACGCGGTCGCCGCCGGGAACGACACCATGGCCATCAGCGCCCTGCGCGTCCTCACCGCGGCCGGCCGCCACGTCCCCGACGACGTCGCCCTCACCGGCTTCGACGACTACCAGGCCGCCCGGCACACCACGCCGCCGCTGACGACGGTGCACCAGTCGATTCAGGCGTGGGGCCGGGAGATGGCGCGGATGCTGCTGGCGGTCGTCGACGGGGAGCAACCCAGCCCTTTGATACTGCCGACGCGGTTGATCGTGCGGGAGTCGAGCTGA
- a CDS encoding RICIN domain-containing protein — MAQFPRTPLPRKWRGWLLALTVAAAGVFTGPAAHADTTICGQFDSTSVSGGQYIVQNNEWGDTIQQCLDVTNDGFSVTTGNHNVSTGGAPAAYPSIYAGCHYGNCSTNSGLPLQVSAFGNPQSSVNFNTAAGQWDSSYDIWFDTQPNPSGQNDGEELMIWANHAGAPRPAGSQVGTAVIEGATWDVWESRMNNGGIGWNDVSYVRENPTNAITVNIKDFTNDSLSRGYMSSAWYLTSVQFGFEPWQGGPGLGVNSFSFNANASGSGGGGGGTGGGNEVVGQGSGRCLDIQNLGTADGTPVQLWDCGGAWNQRWSSTGGSFVNPQTGKCLDVAGAGTADGTQVRLWSCNGSGAQQWQVNGNGTITNPNSGKCLDADNQGTGNGTLLQIWDCHGSGTQANQVWSLR; from the coding sequence ATGGCTCAGTTCCCCCGCACCCCGCTCCCTCGGAAGTGGCGCGGCTGGCTGCTCGCACTCACGGTGGCCGCCGCGGGCGTCTTCACCGGACCCGCGGCCCACGCGGACACCACGATCTGCGGACAGTTCGACAGCACCTCGGTCTCCGGCGGCCAGTACATCGTGCAGAACAACGAATGGGGCGACACGATCCAGCAGTGCCTGGACGTGACGAACGACGGGTTCTCCGTCACCACCGGGAACCACAACGTCAGCACCGGCGGCGCGCCGGCGGCCTATCCGTCGATCTACGCCGGCTGCCACTACGGCAACTGCTCGACCAACAGCGGCCTGCCGCTCCAGGTCTCGGCGTTCGGCAACCCGCAGTCCAGCGTCAACTTCAACACCGCCGCCGGCCAGTGGGACTCCTCGTACGACATCTGGTTCGACACCCAGCCCAACCCCTCCGGCCAGAACGACGGCGAGGAGCTGATGATCTGGGCCAACCACGCCGGCGCGCCCCGGCCCGCCGGCTCGCAGGTCGGCACTGCCGTGATCGAGGGCGCCACGTGGGACGTCTGGGAGTCGCGGATGAACAACGGCGGCATCGGCTGGAACGACGTCTCCTACGTCCGTGAGAACCCGACCAACGCGATCACCGTGAACATCAAGGACTTCACGAACGACTCGCTCAGCCGCGGCTACATGAGCAGCGCCTGGTACCTGACCAGCGTCCAGTTCGGCTTCGAGCCCTGGCAGGGCGGCCCGGGCCTGGGCGTGAACTCCTTCTCCTTCAACGCCAACGCCTCCGGCAGCGGTGGCGGTGGCGGCGGAACCGGCGGCGGCAACGAGGTCGTGGGGCAGGGCAGCGGCCGGTGCCTGGACATCCAGAACCTCGGCACCGCCGACGGCACGCCGGTGCAGCTCTGGGACTGCGGCGGCGCCTGGAACCAGCGCTGGTCCTCCACCGGCGGCAGTTTCGTCAACCCGCAGACCGGCAAGTGCCTGGACGTCGCCGGCGCCGGCACGGCGGACGGCACCCAGGTGCGGCTGTGGTCGTGCAACGGCAGCGGCGCCCAACAGTGGCAGGTGAACGGAAACGGCACGATCACCAACCCCAACTCCGGCAAGTGCCTGGACGCGGACAACCAGGGCACCGGCAACGGCACCCTGCTCCAGATCTGGGACTGTCACGGCAGCGGGACACAGGCCAATCAGGTCTGGTCGCTGCGCTGA
- a CDS encoding SDR family NAD(P)-dependent oxidoreductase has translation MSTMSGKTVLVTGANRGIGKALVHEALARGATRVFAGTRQPLDYTDDRVVPLTLDITDAAQIRAAADAVDSLDLLVNNAGLALWDDDLTDPALLQQHFAVNVFGSFAVTQDMLPALTTARGAVLNILSTSSWANMPLLPSYSVSKAAAFSLTQGLRAYLANRGVRVHAAMIGVVDTDMTKGFDIPKAAPEAVAKRIFDGLAAGEDEIFPDPMSELVADSWRGGALKAMEVEYAALVADSESE, from the coding sequence ATGTCGACGATGTCGGGTAAGACAGTTCTCGTGACCGGTGCCAACCGCGGTATCGGGAAGGCTTTGGTGCACGAGGCTTTGGCCCGGGGCGCCACGCGCGTCTTCGCCGGGACGCGGCAGCCTCTGGACTACACCGACGATCGCGTCGTGCCGTTGACGCTGGACATCACCGACGCCGCCCAGATCCGCGCCGCCGCCGACGCCGTGGACTCGCTGGACCTGCTCGTCAACAACGCCGGACTGGCTCTGTGGGACGACGACCTGACCGATCCGGCCCTGCTCCAGCAGCACTTCGCGGTCAACGTCTTCGGGTCCTTCGCGGTCACGCAGGACATGCTGCCCGCCCTGACCACCGCCCGGGGCGCGGTGCTCAACATCCTGTCCACCTCGTCCTGGGCGAACATGCCGCTGCTGCCCAGCTACTCGGTGTCCAAGGCCGCGGCCTTCTCCCTGACCCAGGGGCTGCGCGCCTACCTGGCCAACCGCGGCGTGCGCGTGCACGCGGCGATGATCGGCGTCGTCGACACGGACATGACCAAGGGCTTCGACATCCCCAAGGCCGCGCCGGAAGCCGTCGCCAAGCGCATCTTCGACGGCCTGGCCGCCGGCGAGGACGAGATCTTCCCCGACCCGATGTCCGAACTCGTCGCGGACTCCTGGCGCGGCGGCGCGCTGAAGGCGATGGAGGTCGAGTACGCGGCGCTCGTGGCCGATTCCGAGTCGGAGTAG
- a CDS encoding S8 family serine peptidase, with amino-acid sequence MANQSLRHSAIASAQAPLLSSLKSANSRNVRPLTVINALSATVSPAEEQALRSDPDVSEVVPDSAIKVRPGLTLPTLPRSQSGPAEAAAATLPSGTCAANGGVQLNPEADEAIKADSDVPGAKTARSLGFTGAGVTVGDIAAEMDVTTPDLVRSDGSHVIADYQDFTGEGGNVLGGNEIESMLDDGMIAAQGDHVYNLQDYTASALGKPCLIRLEGVAPGVTLDAYKVYGEDDYTTTSAFLQAIDYATTVDHVNVLNEEAGSFPMPDTSADLIKAANAAAMAAGVTITVPSYDAGNQNTIWSPASQPGVIAVGASTTFRSYAQADTAGYDDIGATGYVSDNISSLSSGGSTEQGRSISVVAPGDLDWMICTPDKTLAPDCLDSLGRPSPVLQEGGTSEAGPLVAGVAALVIQAYRSAHAGASPTPALVDQLIESTADDLDVVGSEQGSGLVDAYRAVEAALSIHTPDGAGKPTGDTVTLSADQFDATAAPDTAQHFTSTLTNTGTGTQTVSLAGRTLGPSSVVANRTVQLTNGGSTYVDQSGVKNNYLKVTFQVPPGQDRLDSNIAWPGTGQYPVNLVLLDPNGRFTANSLPNGNGNHGHVDVHSPVPGTWTAVISDAATSGYTGSVLFNAAVAEFVPFGQVTPSTVTLRPGQSTNIAVSAETPPQAGDLSAALVISGSRSGRSTVPMTLRSQVAMTNGTGSFSSDIQGGNGRGYVPAQSEFYVVNVPAGAPALDVRTALAGHKTDPYYVYLVSPDGQNPARASNQTLEGSGSSAKTVASSGALLSVLNPEPGQWTVIATFTNPVTGDALDTTFTGEVDLHGVGAASTGVPRGGVLARNKPVTMSFTVHNTSQGIESYFLDPRLDQYVTMPLASTTPTANLTLPLASTNPEPQWIVPTRTSQVSMAAVSTAPVQFDSSPFNGEPDVASTAVGNDAFASYSAPHAGGSITQGDWDIVPQPTGPFGSTAGTASSTASLSMTAVSQAFNADAVSGTGDLWQLGVNPNAAFTPVIVQPGGQATLTLTLTPSQVSGTAVSGVVHLDDSSALSNNGMSPTGDELAAFPYHYSVQ; translated from the coding sequence ATGGCGAATCAGTCCCTCCGGCACTCCGCGATCGCCTCCGCACAGGCCCCGTTGCTCAGTTCGCTCAAGTCGGCGAACAGCCGGAACGTCCGCCCGCTGACCGTCATCAATGCCCTGAGTGCCACCGTGTCGCCCGCCGAGGAGCAGGCGCTGCGCAGCGATCCCGACGTGTCCGAGGTCGTGCCCGACTCGGCCATCAAGGTACGCCCCGGCTTGACCCTCCCGACTCTTCCAAGAAGCCAGAGCGGTCCGGCCGAGGCCGCCGCCGCGACCCTTCCATCCGGGACATGCGCCGCGAACGGCGGCGTGCAGCTCAACCCGGAGGCGGACGAGGCGATCAAGGCCGACTCCGACGTGCCCGGTGCGAAGACCGCGCGCTCCCTCGGCTTCACCGGCGCCGGGGTCACCGTCGGCGACATCGCCGCCGAGATGGACGTCACCACCCCGGACCTGGTCCGGTCCGACGGCTCGCATGTCATCGCCGACTACCAGGACTTCACCGGCGAGGGCGGGAACGTCCTGGGCGGCAACGAGATCGAATCAATGCTCGACGACGGCATGATCGCCGCCCAGGGCGACCACGTGTACAACCTCCAGGACTACACCGCCTCGGCCCTCGGCAAGCCGTGCCTGATCCGCCTGGAGGGCGTGGCCCCCGGCGTGACCCTGGACGCCTACAAGGTCTACGGCGAGGACGACTACACCACGACCTCCGCGTTCCTGCAGGCCATCGACTACGCGACCACCGTCGACCACGTCAACGTCCTCAACGAGGAAGCTGGCAGCTTCCCGATGCCGGACACCAGCGCCGACCTGATCAAGGCCGCCAACGCGGCCGCGATGGCGGCCGGCGTCACCATCACGGTGCCGTCCTATGACGCCGGGAACCAGAACACGATCTGGTCTCCCGCGTCCCAGCCCGGCGTCATCGCCGTCGGGGCGTCCACCACGTTCCGCTCCTACGCGCAGGCCGACACCGCCGGCTACGACGACATCGGCGCGACCGGCTACGTCAGCGACAACATCAGCTCCCTGTCCTCCGGCGGGTCCACCGAGCAGGGCCGCAGCATCTCGGTCGTCGCGCCCGGCGACCTGGACTGGATGATCTGCACCCCGGACAAGACCCTGGCGCCGGACTGCCTGGACAGCCTCGGCCGGCCGAGCCCGGTGCTCCAGGAGGGCGGCACCAGCGAGGCCGGCCCCCTCGTGGCCGGCGTGGCAGCGCTCGTGATCCAGGCGTACCGCTCCGCGCACGCCGGTGCCAGCCCGACACCTGCCCTGGTGGACCAGCTGATCGAGAGCACCGCGGACGACCTCGATGTGGTCGGTTCCGAGCAGGGCTCCGGACTCGTGGACGCCTACCGCGCCGTTGAAGCGGCGCTGTCCATCCACACCCCGGATGGCGCCGGCAAGCCGACCGGCGACACCGTGACCCTGAGCGCCGACCAGTTCGACGCCACGGCCGCCCCGGACACGGCGCAGCACTTCACCAGCACCCTGACGAACACCGGCACCGGCACGCAGACCGTCAGCCTGGCCGGCCGCACCCTCGGCCCGAGCAGCGTGGTCGCGAACCGCACCGTGCAGCTGACGAACGGCGGCTCCACCTACGTGGACCAGTCCGGCGTCAAGAACAACTACCTGAAGGTGACCTTCCAGGTCCCGCCGGGCCAGGACCGTCTGGACTCGAACATCGCCTGGCCCGGAACCGGACAGTACCCGGTGAACCTGGTGCTGCTCGACCCGAACGGCCGGTTCACCGCGAACAGCCTGCCCAACGGCAACGGCAACCACGGGCATGTGGACGTGCACTCGCCGGTGCCCGGCACCTGGACCGCGGTGATCTCCGACGCCGCCACGTCCGGCTACACCGGGAGCGTGCTGTTCAACGCCGCGGTGGCCGAGTTCGTGCCGTTCGGCCAGGTCACGCCGTCCACGGTGACGCTGCGACCGGGTCAGAGCACGAACATCGCGGTGAGCGCCGAGACCCCGCCGCAGGCCGGGGACCTGAGCGCCGCACTCGTGATCAGCGGCTCGCGCTCCGGCCGCAGCACCGTCCCGATGACGCTGCGCTCGCAGGTCGCGATGACCAACGGCACGGGGTCCTTCTCCTCCGACATCCAGGGCGGCAACGGCCGCGGCTACGTGCCGGCGCAGAGTGAGTTCTACGTCGTGAACGTCCCGGCCGGCGCGCCGGCGCTGGACGTCCGCACCGCGCTGGCCGGCCACAAGACCGATCCCTATTACGTCTACCTGGTCTCGCCGGACGGCCAGAACCCGGCGCGGGCGTCGAACCAGACCCTTGAAGGCAGCGGGAGCAGCGCGAAGACCGTCGCGAGCTCCGGGGCTCTCCTCAGTGTCCTGAATCCCGAACCCGGCCAGTGGACCGTCATCGCCACCTTCACCAACCCGGTCACCGGCGACGCGCTGGACACGACCTTCACCGGCGAGGTCGACCTCCACGGCGTCGGCGCGGCCTCCACCGGCGTCCCGCGAGGCGGCGTGCTCGCCCGGAACAAGCCCGTCACCATGAGCTTCACCGTCCACAACACTTCGCAGGGCATCGAGTCCTACTTCCTGGACCCGCGGCTGGACCAGTACGTCACCATGCCGCTGGCCTCGACGACCCCGACGGCGAACCTGACCCTGCCGTTGGCGTCCACCAACCCGGAGCCGCAGTGGATCGTGCCGACGCGGACCAGCCAGGTCTCGATGGCGGCGGTCTCGACCGCGCCGGTCCAGTTCGACTCCTCGCCGTTCAACGGTGAGCCGGACGTCGCCTCGACCGCTGTCGGAAACGACGCCTTCGCCAGCTACAGCGCTCCGCACGCCGGCGGCAGCATTACCCAAGGCGACTGGGACATCGTCCCGCAGCCGACCGGGCCGTTCGGCAGCACCGCGGGCACCGCGAGTTCGACGGCGTCCTTGTCCATGACGGCCGTCAGCCAGGCCTTCAACGCGGACGCGGTGTCGGGCACCGGGGACCTCTGGCAGCTCGGGGTGAATCCGAACGCGGCGTTCACCCCGGTGATCGTCCAGCCCGGCGGGCAGGCCACCCTGACGCTGACCCTGACCCCGAGCCAGGTGTCGGGCACCGCGGTGTCCGGCGTCGTCCACCTCGACGATTCCTCGGCGCTGAGCAACAACGGCATGTCGCCGACCGGCGACGAACTCGCCGCGTTCCCGTACCACTACTCCGTTCAGTAA
- a CDS encoding TIGR01777 family oxidoreductase, translating into MRVVVAGSSGLIGGALRAAYQGDGHEVVRLVRRPAQAPDEVRWDPLRPDPRLVEGADAVVNLAGAPLGDRRWNARYRALIASSRIDTASALATMAARAAAPPSVLVSMSGIRYYGVDRGDEELTETSAAGTDGFLPLVTARWEAATGTAAEAGVRVCHLRTALVLAGEGGLVPRLLTPFRCGLGSTLGSGRAYWSFLTLHDTVAAIRFLAERPQTDGPYNLAAPNPVRAADFTKALASAVGRTARLRLPLWALRIGVGQMGPEVLGSLRVIPERLSAAGFCFGYPDIEAALRAALKGNPDTQRLRRLSDP; encoded by the coding sequence ATGCGGGTGGTCGTCGCCGGATCGAGCGGGCTGATCGGCGGCGCGCTTCGCGCGGCCTATCAGGGCGACGGCCACGAGGTGGTCCGTCTGGTCCGCCGTCCGGCTCAGGCCCCTGACGAAGTCCGGTGGGATCCGCTGCGTCCGGATCCGCGGCTCGTCGAGGGCGCCGACGCGGTGGTCAACCTGGCCGGCGCCCCGCTGGGCGATCGGCGGTGGAATGCCCGCTACCGCGCCCTGATCGCCTCCAGCCGCATCGACACGGCGTCCGCGCTGGCCACGATGGCCGCGCGGGCTGCCGCACCGCCTTCGGTCCTCGTCTCGATGTCCGGGATCCGGTACTACGGCGTCGATCGCGGGGACGAGGAGCTGACCGAGACGAGCGCCGCCGGGACCGACGGATTCCTGCCGCTGGTCACGGCGCGGTGGGAGGCCGCCACCGGGACGGCGGCCGAGGCCGGGGTCCGGGTCTGCCACCTGCGGACCGCGCTGGTGTTGGCGGGGGAGGGCGGCTTGGTGCCGCGGCTCCTGACGCCTTTCCGTTGTGGACTGGGATCGACGCTGGGATCGGGGCGGGCGTATTGGAGCTTCCTGACACTGCACGACACGGTCGCGGCGATCCGGTTCCTGGCCGAGCGTCCGCAGACTGACGGCCCTTACAACCTCGCGGCCCCGAACCCGGTCCGCGCGGCCGACTTCACGAAGGCGCTGGCTTCGGCGGTCGGGAGAACGGCGAGACTGCGGCTGCCCCTGTGGGCTTTGCGCATCGGGGTCGGTCAGATGGGGCCCGAGGTGTTGGGCAGTTTGCGGGTGATTCCGGAGCGTTTGTCGGCGGCTGGATTCTGTTTTGGATACCCGGATATCGAGGCCGCGTTGCGCGCGGCACTTAAGGGAAATCCCGATACTCAGCGGCTGCGTCGTTTATCAGACCCGTGA
- a CDS encoding DUF4234 domain-containing protein — protein sequence MPQGAVGKKRQPWGVWGLSLITFGIYFYVWWYKVNRETRDFDNSITVNPALSVLAYIPGAYIVIPPFVSAYRTGKRIAQAQTAAGLPATCSGGLGILLSILFSLNTVYYQGQLNKIWDSYPGAGEGTAVPHRGAGAAAQGAHVA from the coding sequence ATGCCGCAAGGAGCCGTTGGCAAGAAGCGTCAGCCGTGGGGTGTGTGGGGGCTGTCCCTCATCACGTTCGGCATCTACTTCTACGTGTGGTGGTACAAGGTCAACCGCGAGACCCGGGACTTCGACAACTCGATCACCGTGAACCCGGCGCTGTCGGTCCTCGCGTACATCCCGGGCGCGTACATCGTGATCCCGCCGTTCGTGTCCGCCTACCGCACCGGCAAGCGCATCGCGCAGGCCCAGACCGCGGCCGGCCTGCCGGCGACGTGCAGCGGTGGCCTGGGGATCCTGCTCTCCATCCTGTTCAGCCTGAACACCGTGTACTACCAGGGCCAGCTGAACAAGATCTGGGACAGCTACCCGGGCGCCGGCGAGGGCACCGCCGTGCCGCACCGCGGCGCGGGTGCGGCGGCGCAGGGCGCGCACGTGGCCTGA
- a CDS encoding tryptophan 2,3-dioxygenase — protein sequence MDAALDAQAAEVPGVERHEFSAVGRDARHDDLSEIGRSLDELAALNASWQPLARLTPAQFNAYRAALGEGSGFQSAMYRRLEFLLGERSASMLVPHAGTPDMHAELRQALGEPSLYDEVLRLLHRRGHAIPQAVLDRDLARRYEGDLVVEQVWADIYAAPEREPDLVRLGEALTDVAEAVWRWRGDHLMATRRAMGAKVGTGGSSGVAWLAKRAEALVFPELWTARSRV from the coding sequence ATGGATGCCGCCTTGGATGCGCAGGCCGCCGAAGTTCCAGGGGTTGAACGTCACGAGTTCTCCGCCGTCGGTCGCGATGCTCGCCATGACGATCTGTCCGAAATCGGACGCAGCCTGGACGAGCTGGCCGCGCTGAACGCGTCCTGGCAGCCGCTGGCCCGGCTCACCCCGGCCCAGTTCAACGCCTATCGCGCGGCGTTGGGTGAGGGTTCGGGGTTCCAGTCCGCGATGTACCGGCGGCTGGAGTTCCTGCTCGGCGAGCGGTCGGCGTCGATGCTCGTGCCGCACGCCGGGACGCCCGACATGCATGCGGAATTGCGGCAGGCGTTGGGCGAGCCGAGCTTGTACGACGAGGTGCTGCGTCTGTTGCATCGGCGCGGTCACGCGATTCCGCAGGCGGTCCTGGACCGTGACCTCGCCCGGCGCTACGAGGGCGATTTGGTGGTGGAGCAGGTGTGGGCCGACATCTATGCCGCTCCCGAGCGCGAGCCCGATCTGGTGCGGCTCGGTGAGGCGCTGACCGATGTCGCCGAGGCGGTGTGGCGATGGCGCGGCGACCACCTGATGGCGACGCGGCGGGCGATGGGGGCGAAGGTCGGGACCGGTGGGTCGTCCGGCGTGGCCTGGCTGGCCAAGCGCGCCGAGGCTTTGGTCTTCCCCGAGTTGTGGACGGCGCGCAGCCGGGTGTGA
- a CDS encoding sensor histidine kinase has protein sequence MRLTPRDATFNHRTLISRLPFRARLAVSFAGLFLLVGSALLASVVALARYGTAQKVQGMAIAHVDAPFDGAPYGPTTPAQSAVGQNAASGEALVQKIDQTVQAVQNTALREMVLWSGVALVVLAVVAGVLGWRLAGRALRPVAAITGAARQISQENLHQRLSLTGPDDELHRLADTFDTMLDRLEKSFESQRRFVANASHELKTPLAVQRTCLQVGFADPLPGDLADVRDDVLAANYEAERLINALLLLARSDRGLDETEPVDLVATARIVAAESTPLASKNKVRVSLDADANAPLVVPGDPVLVRHLLTNLTRNAIQYNRPGGRVRIRLDTAAATATVTNTGPIVAPEKIPDLFEPFRRHGPDRTATTGHGLGLSIARSIAEAHGAELTARAGEEGGLVLTVRFAP, from the coding sequence ATGCGCCTCACGCCTCGTGATGCGACCTTCAATCATCGAACCCTGATAAGCCGTCTGCCCTTCCGTGCGCGGCTCGCCGTCTCCTTCGCCGGGCTCTTCCTCCTCGTCGGCAGCGCGTTGCTCGCCTCCGTCGTGGCGCTCGCGCGGTACGGCACCGCCCAGAAGGTGCAGGGGATGGCGATCGCGCACGTCGACGCGCCGTTCGACGGCGCGCCGTACGGGCCCACCACTCCGGCTCAGTCGGCCGTCGGGCAGAACGCGGCGTCGGGCGAGGCGCTGGTGCAGAAGATCGATCAGACCGTTCAGGCCGTGCAGAACACCGCGCTGCGGGAAATGGTCCTGTGGTCGGGGGTCGCGCTCGTCGTCCTGGCGGTCGTCGCCGGGGTGCTCGGCTGGCGGCTGGCCGGCCGCGCGCTGCGTCCCGTCGCCGCCATCACCGGGGCGGCGCGGCAGATCAGCCAGGAGAACCTGCACCAACGGCTGTCGCTCACCGGGCCCGACGACGAGCTGCACCGTCTCGCCGACACCTTCGACACCATGCTCGACCGGCTGGAGAAGTCGTTCGAGAGCCAACGCCGCTTCGTCGCCAACGCCTCCCACGAACTCAAGACGCCGCTCGCGGTCCAGCGCACGTGCCTCCAGGTCGGTTTCGCCGATCCGCTCCCGGGCGATCTCGCCGACGTCCGCGACGATGTGCTCGCCGCCAACTACGAGGCCGAACGGCTCATCAATGCCCTGCTTCTGCTGGCCCGCAGCGATCGCGGCCTCGATGAGACCGAACCGGTGGATCTGGTTGCCACCGCCAGGATCGTGGCGGCCGAATCGACGCCGCTGGCCTCGAAGAACAAGGTGCGCGTCAGCCTCGATGCCGACGCGAACGCCCCGCTGGTCGTCCCCGGGGACCCGGTTCTGGTGCGTCATCTGCTGACGAACCTCACGCGCAACGCCATTCAGTACAACCGGCCCGGCGGCCGGGTCCGCATCCGCCTCGACACCGCCGCCGCGACGGCGACGGTCACCAACACCGGCCCGATCGTGGCGCCCGAGAAGATCCCCGACCTGTTCGAACCGTTCCGCCGCCACGGCCCCGACCGCACCGCGACCACCGGCCACGGCCTGGGCCTGTCGATCGCGCGCTCGATCGCCGAGGCGCACGGCGCGGAGCTGACGGCCCGCGCCGGCGAGGAGGGCGGGCTGGTGCTGACGGTGCGCTTCGCGCCATGA
- a CDS encoding response regulator transcription factor: MRVLVAEDHRVLARTIATGLRREAMAVDVALAGDDAERMCLLTAYDVLILDRDLPGLSGDEVCRRLRELADPPQILMLTAAGALSDKVYGLTTLGADDYLAKPFDFGELVARVRALSRRAHRPTPAVLRSGSIVLDETRHEVSVDGRLLELTPKEFSVLRLLMAAGGKAVPHDELVRSVWDEYLDPRTGAVRATVSRLRGKLGDPGVIVADRQGGYRLCD; this comes from the coding sequence ATGAGAGTCCTGGTGGCCGAGGACCACCGCGTCCTGGCGCGCACGATCGCCACCGGGCTGCGCCGCGAGGCGATGGCGGTGGACGTCGCGCTGGCCGGCGACGACGCGGAGCGCATGTGCCTGCTCACCGCGTACGACGTCCTGATCCTGGACCGCGACCTGCCGGGGCTGAGCGGCGACGAGGTGTGCCGGCGGCTGCGCGAGCTGGCCGATCCGCCGCAGATCCTGATGCTGACCGCGGCCGGTGCGCTGTCCGACAAGGTCTACGGCCTGACCACTCTCGGCGCCGACGACTACCTGGCCAAGCCCTTCGACTTCGGCGAGTTGGTCGCCCGGGTGCGCGCGCTGAGCCGCCGGGCCCACCGGCCGACCCCGGCCGTCCTGCGCTCCGGGAGCATCGTCTTGGACGAGACGCGGCACGAGGTGTCCGTGGACGGGCGCCTTCTGGAGCTGACCCCGAAGGAGTTCTCCGTGCTGCGTCTGCTGATGGCCGCGGGTGGAAAGGCGGTGCCGCATGACGAGCTCGTCCGCAGTGTCTGGGACGAGTACCTCGACCCGCGCACCGGTGCGGTGCGCGCCACCGTCAGCCGGCTGCGGGGCAAGCTCGGCGATCCCGGGGTGATCGTCGCCGACCGGCAGGGCGGATACCGATTGTGCGACTGA